The DNA region TATAGACAATATTATTATTTCCCATTATTTTTGTAATATACTATTATTTTTGTGTTGCATCTTTTTTATCTAAATAATAAAATGTGGAAATGATGTTTAATACAATGTTTAATTACTATATTGATTAATACGGACTCGTAATAAAAAGTGTATTAAGTTATTGTGGGGTGTAAATGATGAGAGCTGTGGTAATATATAAGTCTAAAGCGGGTTTTGCAAAAAAATATTCAGAATGGATTGCTAAAGATTTGTCAGCAGATATTTTTGATGTATCAAAAGATTAATATTAATATGCTGACTGTATATGATACCATAATTTATGGTGCTGGTTTGTATGCAGTAGGTATTAATGGAATAAAATTAATAACACAAACCATTGATAAACTTAAAGATAAAAATATAGTTGTTTTTGCAACGAGAGCATCACCATCAAGAGAAGATGTAATAAATGATGTTAGAAATAAAAATTTTACTACAGAGCAACAAAAATATATTAAGTTCTTTTATTTAAGGGGTGGATTTAATTATAGTAAATTAAACCTCTTTGATAAAATTCTTATGACATTACTGAAATGGAAACTGAAAAGTAAACAGGAAAAGGAATTAACAAATGATGAAATAGGTATGCTTGCTGTATATGATAGGCCAGTAGATTTTACAAGAAAGAAGAATATAGATGAAATAATAAATTATGTTAATTCATAATTTATTATTTACACGAACTAAATTTAATTAATTTCAAATATCTGTCAATAATCTAACTATAATGAAAAATCATTGAATCTCCTTTATAAAATAATGAAAGGTACACTGGACAATCGGTGTACCTTTTCACTGCTTGTACATATAATATATAGTGTAAGATGTAGCTATGCTATACTTCTCCTTTAAACTCTATAAAAGATTGCTAGTAGAATAATGTTTGCTAATTTTCACAAATATCACTCCATGATGTGCCCTCGTGGTGCATCTTTTTTAATATTGAATTAATCCAATGAATATGCTGACATTTTATTGAAATCAACTTGTTTGAGGGTAGTCGTTATGGCTACCTGTTTTTTATGTAAAAAAAATATTACTATTGAAATATTATAAAAGTATTATTATAAATATAAGGAAGTACCCCATTTATAGTTGTACAAATAGAAAACAGATGCATAGTAAAAATTACTTACATCTGTTTTCTATATTAGATATTTAAAATTTTAAGCAAGAATAACTTTTTTTCTTTTTAACTTAAAAATTTCTTCAACTGCTTTTTTATAACCACCAGCTTCTTTAAAAGAGTCACTTATTTTTTTTATATTTTTAAGATAATTTGGATCAGTTAAAACCTTCTTAACAGAATTTTTTAAAATTTCTGGAGTAAGATTATCCTTATCAAGAGAAATAGTTGCTCCTAATTCTTCAGCTCTTTTTGCCATATTATTGTCAATTTCCATTTTCCATGTATACGTTTAATATCAATGAATAAATTAATAAATATGTATTAACAATTTTATGGAATTTATTTTTATACTACTGATGAATATATTCCATAGGATTATCAATAATATTTTTTCATAACTATCTATTTAAACAGGATGTGCCTATTGTGGTTCATCTTTTTTTATTCTATAAATAAAATCTAGAAACACTGTTTAATTCAAGTTATAATTAGTACATGCATTAATACGGACTTGTAAAATTAAACGAAGTAAATATTATTTATAACAGGAGGAATAACCATGGACATTAAAAAAATGAAAGAGTATCGAAAAGAGTACAATCTGAAACTCATTCAGGCTGACGACTTCTTTAAGGAATTTGGAGAATTGGATGATAAAACATATTCTGCTGGTGCGATTGATAAAAAGCACAAAGAACTTATGGGATTAGCCATTTCAGTAGTTAGCCGTTGCAACGAGTGTATTTGTTATCACATAGAGGGTTGCCTAAATGTTGGAGCAAGTGTAGATGAGATTATGGAAGCAATAAAGATTGGCGTTATTGGTGGCGGTTCTATCACTTATCCTAATGCGAGATTTGCTATGAAAGTATTAGAAGAATTTACATTGGGAGAATAAAATATTTCATTCAGATTATTCTAATACGTTGAACTAAATATAAAAATAAAGCCCAGGCTTATAGTCATCTTTTGGCGGCTTATATGAGCCACTTGTTTTTGCGAATTCTGTTTTTACAGTTTCACCGTATTTGTTAAATAAATTAGTCAAAGTTTCAAGATTTTTGCTAGTAGCATCTTCATCATTCCCAACTACAAAGTCAGCTAGCTCGGAAGGCAATTTCTTTTCTGTCAATGTTTTCAATGCTTTATTAGTCAGATCTTTTCTCAAACTATCAGCTTCAATTTTTGCAATTTTAGCCTGTAAATCTGCTAAAGTCTTATCTTTAGGATCTGCCTCGGGATATTTCTTCTTGTATTCTTCATCTATAAGACCAGGAAGTTTATCCTTTTTAAAATTGTCAATAGCTGTCTGTACTCCATTTGTAACTTTGCTATCTGCATAACTCTGTAAATACTTCTTGCCATCTTCATTTTCTGCTAAAAACTTTGTAACTCCATTAAGTGTTATTGCCTGTGGTTCTGTAGGTGTTAAACCCTTAATGTAGTTAGTTAATTCGTCGCCGCCTTTTGTTATTGCTTCTGTCAATGCTTTTATTTCATCACCTGTCATTATTAATTCACTCTCCTTATGTCCTTATAGTTCAATTAAGTCCTATAAGTACAATTATTTTAGTAGTTTAGTGTCATTGCGGACAAAATAAAAAAAGCCTTATTTCTAAGACTTTTTTAAACTTTTTTTCATAAATAAAACTTTAAATAACTTCAGCATTCTCATCATCTTTTGTTTTTTCTTCTTGTATAGTGTCAATTTCCAAAGTGCTTTCTTTATTAACATCTTTATTTTTAACTAAGTGTTTTGAAAGTTTTGTATTAACTATACCAACACCCGCTAATATAAATGCCATACCTCCGTAGATACCAACTGAATTAAATATTGATGGTAACAGTTGTGATGGTATCAATTGTTGTTCAACGGTAGTAACACTATAGCCCTGGGCTATATATTGGCTCACTGCACTTCTATATAGAATAACATTATCAATCAATAATGCAATTCCAATAAGTGCTACAAAAATAGCAGCGGAATATAAAACAATGGAACTAACTACTTTTTTTGACTTTTTAGCTTTAGTTTTCTGCTCAGATTCCATAATAATTCTCTCCATTCTATACCTAAAAGGTTTTAATTTAATTAATCACGGATTATGTCATTATACCACCCGAACTATTGACATTAGAAAAAAATCATGAAAGTTTATATTTTATTTTCAATATGCTCATATTTGTATTAGTACGAATAACAAAAATCTCATTTCCTTTACCATCCCCATTAATTATTTGCGATATTTACCCAAACACATTTATATAATACATGCGCAGGTATTTCTGGCGCTTCACTATCATCAATAGCATATATTTTACCGTCCTGTTCCATGCAAAAGAAGCAAGTATGCTCAAATTTTGCACTCCATATGTGTTTTTTTATGCCTGCTTTTTTTGCAATATCAATACTAGCAGCTGCCTGTACTCTAATTAGCTCATTAGTTAAAAGCCTATAGCTCTCGTAAGCAGTTACATTAAATACTTTTTCAATCTGTTTTCCAGCTCCATCTATTGTTGTATTACTATTAGTTATATCAAGTATTAATTTTTTTAGCATATTCACAGTTTTGGTTTTGTTATCCCAAATTCTGTCTGAAAATAATTTCCCATCTATTTTTGTGTTCACAGCTTTTAGAATATCTTTTTCAGACGGAAAATTTAAGCTTGCATTTAATATATCAGAGTTCTTATTATAGGTATTTTCATAAACATTAGATAATATATTGCTTACCTTATCAGTCTCTGTCTTTTCTAGTGTCTTAAAGTCATTTTCTAGCTCAAAAAATATTTTGTTTGATATATTTGTCCTTTGAATTTTAGTGAACTGTAAAACGCCCTTAGACGCATATTCCATAAATATCAACGCTATTGTTTTTTTATTTTGTCCATCATGTCATTTTGTTGCTTGAATATTGGTTTCATGGCATTATTGGCATTATCCATATTATCCACACTAAGTTGCTCGATTTGATTTCGCACTGATGATATTGTATAAATCTTGCTATTCCGTGGAAGTTTGTTTACCAAATCAAATTTAGTTAGGTTGGTTTTCAGTGCTGCCACCATTATCACCATCAGTATTGTTGGTATTATCAATATTACTATTTCCACTATCCAAGGGAATACTGCCACCGCCTAATAGGATAGACCCAAAAACAGCATCCTTACTTTCCTGTTTTATTTTTGCCATTTCTCCCTGTGGATTTTCTACGAAGCTTAGCTGGGATAACGCAGTTTGAATACATAATTTATCCCCGAGCTGTGCTGTCATCATATCATCCATAGGAACATTAGGTGTAAATTTAGCTTTTACATCTTTATAATCATAATTTGTGCTTTTAACGCTATTTTGTAAATTCAGCAGTTACGTCCGGTGCGTCATCATGTATAGAATATTTTTGTCCTCTAAAATCTAATATCTGATCCGTAAATTCTGAATCTTCCTCAGCAAAAATAATTTGGCCTTTATTCATATAAGGAATAATAGTACTAATTTTATCATCCTTATTTTTCCTCTGGGCTTCATTGATAATATTAATTCCCCTAAATCTAAGTACATCATCTTTATTAATTTTAAGTTCAAGTTGGTTCGCATCCGCGCCATTGAAAGTATTTTTTTCAATGTAAACCTGAGAAATATCTGGATACTCTCTTAAAAGCTTAATGGCGTGGTCAATATACTTGTCAAAATCGGTTCTTGCATTTATTTTGGCAAGTTCAGCTTTACGAGCATACTTTAAATTATTATCAGCCTGAGATCCAACCAAAAAAGCTTAATAATCTGATTTACCCTTTGCTGTACTGGCTGGATCTATACAAAGCATAGTTTTTATAAAATTATGGGTTTCAATTTCTTTTCTTGGTTCTGTAGCAACTGTTTTAAACCACTTTTCACCTATTGAATTTACATCACCTTGAACTTCCTGCTTAAATGAAGAAGGATTCTCATAATATAAAAGTGCTTGGTCTAGGCAGTCCCAAAATTCAGACCATAAAAGAGGGTACTGCATTTCACTTTGATGTTCCCAGTAAAACTCTGTTGCATCTTCTAACCTATCTATGTTTTTAAAATCAAAGTTAATATATTTTAAATATAATAGCCCCTACTGTAAGTCTCCTCTGTCTTAAACACAACAAAACACCAACATTTCTGCTGGTGCTCTTTCAGTATTTGCATACAAGGGATACCGTATACTTTTATGATATTATTTAAATTTTACTTTTATTCTATTCTTGTAACGTATTTTATAATTTTACATACTCTATTTATGTAGTAAATTTTATGGAGGTAGTTATGTACTATACTTACAATAGAGGAGATTCAGACATTGACAATAATAATCAGGAGATTGACGAAGATCGTGCTAATCCATCTATGAATCCTAATTTCCCTATGAACCCTAATTTCCCTATGAATCCTGGACCTTCTATGAACCCTAAACCTTCTATGAATCTTGGGCCATCTATGAGCCCTAAACCTTCTATGAATCCTAAATCATCTCATCATGCCAATAAAAAATATACTAAGATGCCTTCTATGGCACCACATGCAGTCTGTTGCCCTATGATGATGCATCCAATGATGTATAATTATGATGATGGTTACGACGACGGCTACGATGCCGGCTATGACGATGCTTATGCTGATGATCCAGATGATTACTATGATGACGCAGACCCTTATTATTTTGATGACCAAGTAGATGACCCAGATTCTGATCCCCGTCGCAGACGTAGAAGAAGAATACGTAGAAGAAGACGTAGAAGACGTAGACCTATGCCTTATAGATCTTTTGAGATGTATTAAATACAAATTTAATGGAGCACTCCGTTCAAGAGTGCTCCATTTATAATCTAATTTTTAAGAGTAGGTAAGCAGTGCAGACACTTATCAAGGCGTTGGAATCGAACCATCAGCTACTCCTGCCCTTATGATTTCTCATTACTCTTATTTAGTATGAGGTAGTAGGATTCGGACCTACCCTATATTTCTACAGTCCAAGATTTTACCCCATATTTTTAACCACTGCTTTGTTAGAGTACAAAACAGAAAACTATAGGTTGATAACCTTTAATTTTAGTAACAAATTCTATAAGTGCTTATACAACAACACGTCTGTTAATTATATAAGTCTTACCTTTATAGCCTACACGTTAACCTTGTTTTGGTAATATGAATGTGAATGATATTACAGCTAACCACATAAGAAGATGGCAAAATGAATTAATTAAAAAGGAATACGCACAAACATATTTAAAAGTAATTAACAATCAAATAAGAGCTATATTTAATTTTGCTATTAGGTATTATAACCTCAACAGCATTCCAGCTTTAAAAGCAGGGATAATGGGTAAAACTAAAGCTGATGATATGCAGTTCTGGACTATAAAAGAGTTTAAAAAATTTATGGGGCTTGATGATAAACCCATATCTGGACTGGCTTTTAAAATACTCTTTTGGACTGGCATGAGGTGCGGTGAACTTTTAGCTCTTACATGGAAAGATATTAATTTAAAAAATAAAACAATAGATATAAATAAAACATATGCTAGAATAAAAAAACAAGATATAATAAATGAACCTAAAACTCAAAAAAGTAAAAGAGTAATTTCTATTTCAGATTCATTATGCAAAGATATTGAAAAGTATAAGAGTAAACTATACTCCTATAATGTTACAGATAGAATATTTCATTTCACTAGATTTTTTCTATCTTATGAAATGAAAAGAATCTGTAAAAAAAGTGGAGTAAAACCAATTAGGACCCATGATTTAAGACACTCTCATGCATCTTTACTCATAGAACTTGGTTTCACTCCATTACTCATAGCAGAACGATTATGACATGAGAATGTACAAACAACTCTTAATACTTATTCACACTTATACCCTAATAAAGGTACTGTTATTTCTAATAAACTTGATGATTTGTATTAGTACGTTTTTAGTACGTTTATTGCTATTGGTATTCTTAAATGTCTTGATTTATAATACATTACAAGGATTTGCAATGTATTCTTTAAGAATATAAGCCTAATAAAATTATATAATACTATTACAAAATATTCAATAAAACTACTCTTTTAGCTTGATTTTTCCTTCCTCCTCAACTACATATGGAAGTTTGCTAATTAAATCATATACATATTTGGCTTTTGCTCCTTGATCCTTAATTACATGTTCCTTGGATAATTCGTTATAATAAAGCAATTCACACCAAATATCCAGAAAATCCTGTTTAGTTACAAAATCAGTATTTTCATTTTCAAAAACTATAAAACCACTTTTAAAACTTTTAATTATATTCAAATCTTTAACTTTACCTTGATCTATTAATTTAAATACATCCTCCCACATTCTTGTAAACGCAATCATGCAAATCAACTCTCCCCTACTTAGTCATCTTCAAAAAATAATTAAGTCAGTATGCTAGTCTATTGTAAGTCCTACTGCGTCAACAGAACCCTCTGATAGCCAAACTATCAGAAGAACCTGTTCCTTTGTTGAATTGTAAATATACGTCGCATCTTTGACTTGTTATTTATTTTCAGATGCCTTAATCTATTATTGTAAAGCATATCATATAGAAAATTTATGTCAATGTTTTTAATTTTATAACCCATTTATAGTTATTTTTCATTAGCTATATAATCAGTAAAATAAATTAATATGTAAACATTGACAAGCTTATAAAAAATTACATACTATTATTATATCACTTTTTATATAATTATTGACAATGTTTAATTAATTTAAAATATATGGAAGATACTATCAAGACAATTATAATGCTCTCTATTAACTTGTCCTAAATAATTCTATTAAATTTCTTTAATTTATACATAATTAATCATGTTTGAAATTTAGGTATAGTCTTAAATATAAAGCCTTTATCCTTTAAATATTTTATAAACTGTAGCAAAGTATCCGCTGTAGATTTTTTAGTTGCAGCGTCATGCATTAATATTACTACATGATGCTGTTCACCAATAGTACTTGTAAATCTACTCATTAGGTATTGTGGAGTCTCCATTCTAGAATGTTCTGCATCTCCATCCAATGCATTCCAATCAACATAATGATATCCTGCTGCTGCTATAGCCTCTCTAAAACCAGGTTTGTTTTTTACTATACCAGAGCCTTCTGGAAATCTAATTAGCCATTTATCATAGCCATCTTCCCCCACAGCTTTAGTCATAGCCGCTGAACATTCCTCCAAATCTTTTAAATATGCCTCAGGATTTTTATATATTATTGCTGGTTCATGAGTATAACTATGCATACCAATAGTATGCCCTTCATTTTTTTCTCTCATTAGAAGTTCAGGATTTCTTTCTGCATTTTTTCCAATTATAAAAAAAGTAGCCTTAACATCTTCTCTTTTTAAGATATCCAAAATTTCAGGAGTAATATTGGGTGATGGGCCATCGTCAAAAGTTAGATAAGCAACCTTTTGTCCATCATTCACGTTTATTAAGCCTCTCAGTTCATCTTTACCTGGAGTTTTTGGCACTGTAGGTACAGTTTCTTTTTTTACCACCTCAGTATGGCTAATTTCTGCAACTTTAAATGGTTTATTGGAAGCTACAGGTTTTTTATTTTTCATTCCAATAAAATATGAAACACTAAACAATATAACTATTGCTATGAATAAAATTACCGAACCCTTAATAATACTCTTTTTGCTTTCTTCCATAAGAAAATCTCCCCTATTATTTTTTACTAACTCCTAATGAATATTATGTATTATGACATTAATTTATCCTGTACATACTTTGCTAATTAGTTATAAAATATAACTTAATTGTACATACAGTTACATAATAATGCTTGTATATATTTTTTTCAATGTATTTTAAAAAATTATTTTCTGTTATATATTTTTTACATTCATGCCCTACAATAAATTTTATAAGTTGTTACTTTAAACCTATGCCCTCTGTTAGTACAATACTTCTTCACTGTGTAATTATATGATAAAAATAAGAAAATATTATTTAAACATCAGTGAATTGTTTAATGAATTAATTATCTAGTAATTAGTAATGTAATAAACCATAAAAACTCCCTTATCTCTAGAAATGAAATAAGGGAGTAAATATTAACTTAAATTAAAAAGATTAATTATTCATTATATATTTATTGTTTTTAACAAATCCTGTATAAAAGGGAATGCCCCTATTTTATATAAAACTAAAGCTATAACACCTACTACAAGTGCAATTCTTAATATCTTTCCTACTACTTTTAAAATAATAACTATTGCTACTACTCCAACTAGTAGGTATAAAGTATTTACACCCATAAGCATATTTACAATTGCATTTATCACTTAAATATCAACTCCTAAAATTTTATTAATCTCTAAAAACAATACTGAACTATAACGATAATCACTTGTTGTTTCTTAGCATTAATTTATTTTATATGATATCATAACAATTAAATAATTACACCAATACAATATATAAATGCCGTAAATTTCTTAAAATTTACGGCATTTATTAAGCTTTACTAAACTGATTATTTCCTAACAATTTAATAATAGGATCACTTTAAGACACCCTCATTGACCCTATATTCAATTTAAATCTGAAAATAAAAAATATTATACTACTTTGTCTTCTGAAATAAGTTTAGCATTAAGATAATCTTCTATAACATCCTTAATTTCACTTCTGCTTAAATCATTTTCCTTTACAATTTGGCTTACTAATTTTCCTTCTTTAAATTTTTTAAGTATATCGTTTTTTACTTCATCAGTTAAAGTCTTTCCCTGGGTTCCCATAATATCTCACCTTCCTAAAATTTAATTTTTTAGAATACATTATTAATTGACGATAATTATATCATAATTTATCAAATCCAGTAACCTTTTTTTATTAAATATATCATTTTAGCTCTAATAAAATATATAAATCATAAAATTTACTATTATCTATGAAACATGTTATAATCTCTATATTACAATTTTAATTATTAATTAAAATTACTGAAAGTGGACTTAAAGAACTAGTTTCTGCAAATAAGGGATTTACTTATTGGAACGAAATAAAGAGTATACTAAGGAGGAAAGAATGTGTTTAGAATAATACATGGAATAATATTTATATTCTTTTTAATATTATTGCTGAGAATTACAATAGTAGCAATAAAATTTTTACTTTTTATTGGAATTGTAGTATTGATATATAATTTTATTAGAAAAAAGTAGTGGTATCTAAAAATCACATAAACATAACATAATTATTTTATATTTCTTCCACATTTTATTGATATCATTTAACTATACCCCTTGTGAAAAATATATTTTCACATAAACTTTGAATTTCTATTCATTGTAAGAAATAAACCTTATGCTTTGGAGTGACATAAGGTTTATTTTTGTTTTATATAATTTGCATTTTTTCTTAATTTAATAATAAATTTCATTCCATACCCTATACTAAAATTTATATAATTTAGTGAATGGAATAAAGTTTATATAATATCATGATAATTAAAAGATAATATCACTTTGTCTTCTTTTATCTAACCTTATCAATAAGCCTATTATTCCCCAGGATCACAGTATCAAATTTTCTATTTACTCCATCAGAAAATTCAATTTCTATAATTTTGCTGTCTAAAAATATTATTTTACCCTCTCCAAAGGACATATGCTTTACCTTATCGCCTACCTTAAAGCCTCCGTTACAGTCTTCATTAAAATCAAGCTCACATTCCTTTATAAATCTACTAGGCTCTTTATTTTTTCCCCTAATATCCCTGCTAAAGCATATCCAGAGATTATCAATAGCTCTGGTTATACCAACATAAAAAAGTCTCCTCTCTTCCTCTATATTATCCGGCAAGCTATTTTTATGGGGTATATTTTCTTCACAGCAGTTTATAATGAACACGTTTTTGAATTCCATGCCTTTTACTCCGTGCATAGTACTAAGTATGATACCATCCTTTTTAGTCTCTTTTCTATTATTTTTTAACTTCTCTCCTACTTCCTCTACATGAACCAAAAATGTAATTATAGAGTTATATTCCTCTGCCGCCTTTTTAAATTCCTCTATTATATCCTCCAATTCCTGAATTTCAAGCTTATATTTTTTAGCATATTCCACAATATAATCCCTATAACCCAGTTCAATTACTACATACTGTATAGCTAGCCCTAAAGACATTTTATTGAGTTTTTGAATATCTCTCTTTAATTTATCAATGTTTTTCATCTGATAAACTGGTAAATCCTCTATATTTTTAAGTACTTCAAATAAATCTTCTTTATATTCATGTTTTCTAATTATATCTAAATTTGACTTTCCAATATATCTAAAGGGTTTATTTATTATCCTCAAAAAAGCTTCTTTATCACTGCTATTAATACTGAGCTTTAAATAAGAAAGTATATCCTTGCATATAAAGTGCTCAAAAAAATTGTACTCTTTATCTAAAAGTCTAAAAGGTATACTCTTTCTTATAAAATTATCTATTAAGCCTCGACTTTCCACATTAGTTCTGTATAGAATGGCAAAATCCCTAAATTGTAAATTGTTTATAATTTTATGCTTTATAATATTTTCAGACACATCCTCTGCCTGAGAATTTTCGTTAATGTTATTTAATATACTGATATTTCCCTTTTCATTTTTATTGGCCTTTATGTGCTTTTCATTTCTCATAATATTATTTTTTATGAGATTTTTTGATATATTAACTACATTGCATACGCTTCTGTAATTTATATTCAAATATATCTTTTTTCCCTGATTAAATATCTTATGAAAATCTACCATGCAATCTGGTCTTGAACCTCTAAACCCATATATACACTGATCCTCATCTCCCACTGCATATAAATTATTATTTTCATTTAGAAGCTTAAGCATTTCTATTTGGAGAGAATCGCAATCCTGAAATTCATCCACCAGCATATATTTAAATAAATTCCTGTAGCCCTTCAAAAGCCTTTCATCCTTTTTAAATAATTCCAAGCACTTCAGCTGTAAATCATCAAAATCCATAACGTTTTTTTCAAATTTATAGGTTTCATAAGCGTCATAGCACTGTTTAAAAATAGATTTTTCAATGGATGGTATAAATTCTTCAAAAGAATATTTGGAATTTTTATATTTAGAGATATCATTTATTATTTCCCTTAACTTATCCTCACTTACTTCATCCATATAGGGTTCAAGAACCTTTTTTACTACTCTATAACCTTCATAGGCTTGTATAATATTTATCGAATTGCAGTGTCTTCTCAAAATTTTATAAAAAAGTCCGTGAAATGTACCAAAGAATGGTTCTCCAATATTATTAAATAGAGCGTTATATCTTTGTTTCATATTTAATGCAGCGGCTTTTGTAAAAGTTATAATAATAATATTTTCAGGTTTCACAGCTTTATTTTTTATGAGGTAGGCCGTTCTGTTTATTATAACTGTGGTTTTTCCAGAACCTGGTGCTGCTACAATTAATACATTATTATATTCTGTAGTAACTGCTTCTAATTGATTTTTATCTAAACTGTACTTCATCTTTAATATTACCCCCAAAGAAACATATA from Clostridium pasteurianum BC1 includes:
- a CDS encoding carboxymuconolactone decarboxylase family protein, which produces MDIKKMKEYRKEYNLKLIQADDFFKEFGELDDKTYSAGAIDKKHKELMGLAISVVSRCNECICYHIEGCLNVGASVDEIMEAIKIGVIGGGSITYPNARFAMKVLEEFTLGE
- a CDS encoding DUF4355 domain-containing protein, whose amino-acid sequence is MTGDEIKALTEAITKGGDELTNYIKGLTPTEPQAITLNGVTKFLAENEDGKKYLQSYADSKVTNGVQTAIDNFKKDKLPGLIDEEYKKKYPEADPKDKTLADLQAKIAKIEADSLRKDLTNKALKTLTEKKLPSELADFVVGNDEDATSKNLETLTNLFNKYGETVKTEFAKTSGSYKPPKDDYKPGLYFYI
- a CDS encoding phage portal protein; the encoded protein is MLNLQNSVKSTNYDYKDVKAKFTPNVPMDDMMTAQLGDKLCIQTALSQLSFVENPQGEMAKIKQESKDAVFGSILLGGGSIPLDSGNSNIDNTNNTDGDNGGSTENQPN
- a CDS encoding site-specific integrase, with protein sequence MQFWTIKEFKKFMGLDDKPISGLAFKILFWTGMRCGELLALTWKDINLKNKTIDINKTYARIKKQDIINEPKTQKSKRVISISDSLCKDIEKYKSKLYSYNVTDRIFHFTRFFLSYEMKRICKKSGVKPIRTHDLRHSHASLLIELGFTPLLIAERL
- a CDS encoding polysaccharide deacetylase family protein; the encoded protein is MEESKKSIIKGSVILFIAIVILFSVSYFIGMKNKKPVASNKPFKVAEISHTEVVKKETVPTVPKTPGKDELRGLINVNDGQKVAYLTFDDGPSPNITPEILDILKREDVKATFFIIGKNAERNPELLMREKNEGHTIGMHSYTHEPAIIYKNPEAYLKDLEECSAAMTKAVGEDGYDKWLIRFPEGSGIVKNKPGFREAIAAAGYHYVDWNALDGDAEHSRMETPQYLMSRFTSTIGEQHHVVILMHDAATKKSTADTLLQFIKYLKDKGFIFKTIPKFQT
- a CDS encoding ATP-dependent helicase, whose translation is MKYSLDKNQLEAVTTEYNNVLIVAAPGSGKTTVIINRTAYLIKNKAVKPENIIIITFTKAAALNMKQRYNALFNNIGEPFFGTFHGLFYKILRRHCNSINIIQAYEGYRVVKKVLEPYMDEVSEDKLREIINDISKYKNSKYSFEEFIPSIEKSIFKQCYDAYETYKFEKNVMDFDDLQLKCLELFKKDERLLKGYRNLFKYMLVDEFQDCDSLQIEMLKLLNENNNLYAVGDEDQCIYGFRGSRPDCMVDFHKIFNQGKKIYLNINYRSVCNVVNISKNLIKNNIMRNEKHIKANKNEKGNISILNNINENSQAEDVSENIIKHKIINNLQFRDFAILYRTNVESRGLIDNFIRKSIPFRLLDKEYNFFEHFICKDILSYLKLSINSSDKEAFLRIINKPFRYIGKSNLDIIRKHEYKEDLFEVLKNIEDLPVYQMKNIDKLKRDIQKLNKMSLGLAIQYVVIELGYRDYIVEYAKKYKLEIQELEDIIEEFKKAAEEYNSIITFLVHVEEVGEKLKNNRKETKKDGIILSTMHGVKGMEFKNVFIINCCEENIPHKNSLPDNIEEERRLFYVGITRAIDNLWICFSRDIRGKNKEPSRFIKECELDFNEDCNGGFKVGDKVKHMSFGEGKIIFLDSKIIEIEFSDGVNRKFDTVILGNNRLIDKVR